DNA sequence from the Streptomyces sp. HUAS 15-9 genome:
GGCCCCGTCCATAGCCCCTGACACCCTGCCCCGGGCCGAGACCACGGAGACCGCACCTGCGGACCCCCGGCCCCCGGCCATGGCCCCACCCCCGACCCCATCCCCATCCCCCCGATCTCCGTCACCCCGGCACCACCCCGCACCGGAGTCGCCGCCCTCTCCCCCCGCTATCAGATCGGCGCGGCCCTGGCGCTCGCGGTCGTCGCGGTTGTCGCCTGTGTGCACCTCGGGATGGTGTTTCTGCACGTCGCGCCGGCGAACACGGCGACGAAGCAGCACGGCAAGGCGATCGAGGAGTGGATCTACCCGGAGTTCGAGCAGAACTGGAAGCTGTTCGCGCCGAACCCGCTGCAGCAGGACATCGCGGTCCAGACGCGGGCCCAGGTGGTCCTGCCCGACGGCAGCATGACGACCACCGGCTGGTACGACCTGTCCGCGCTGGACGGCGCCGCCATCAAGGGGAATCCGCTGCCCAGCCACACCGAGCAGAACGAGCTGCGCCGGGCGTGGGACTTCTTCACCGCCACGCACGACGCCGAGAACAGGCCGGTGGGCCTGCGCGGGTCGCTCTCCGAGCAGTACATGCGCCGGATCGTGGTGATGCGCCTGTACCGGGAGGACCCGGCGAGTCGGAAGGGCACGGTGCACAGCGTGCAGGTCCGTTCGGAGACCACCAATGTGCCCCCGCCCGGGTGGAGCCATGAGCAGGTCTCCGACAAGCCGGTGGACCGCGTGCTGCCGTGGTGGACGGTCACGGACGACGAGGCCGCCAGGGGTGTGAAGTGAACCGTCTCTTCGTGTCCGCCTCCCGCGGCATCGCCAAGGTCACCGGATCCGCCCTCGGTCCCCACCAGAGCGCCGTGATCCGCATCGGCTTCGCGGGGACCTGGCTGCTGTTCCTGCTGCGCGAGTTCCCCCACCGTCAGGAGCTCTACGGCCCCGACGGCCCGTGGAGCTGGGACCTCGCCCAGCAGCTGACGCGGGACAACCACGCCTTCACCGCCCTGATGTGGTCCGACGGGCAGGCCTGGTTCGAGACCTTCTATCTGCTGGCCGTCGTGTCGAGCGCCCTGCTGCTCGTGGGCTGGCGCACCCGCACGATGTCCGTGCTGTTCATGCTCGGGGTGCTCTCGCTGCAGAACCGCAGCGTCTTCATGGGCGACGGCGGCGACAACGTGCTGCACCTGATGTCCATCTATCTGGTGTTCACGCGCTGCGGCCAGGTGTGGTCCCTGGACGCGCGCCGAGCGGTGCGCACGGAGGCGGCACGCGCGCGTGGGGAGCGGGTCACCGACCGGGTGGGACCGGTCCTGTGGGTGGTGCTCGGGCTGGTGCTCAGCGGGGTGACCGTGGTGGACCGCCTCGGCGGCGGCCGGCTGGTGCCCGTGCTCCTGTGGACGGCGTGGGCGGCGCTGGGCCTGTGGTGGCTGGTCGGGCGCCTCACCCCGCAGGGCGAGCCCCGGATCCTGCTGGACGTGATCGCCAACGTCCTCCACAACGCCGCCCTGTTCGTGATCATGGCCGAGGCGTGTCTGATCTACGCGACGGCCGGCTGGTACAAGATCCAGGGCTCGCGCTGGCAGGACGGCACCGCGGTCTACTACCCGCTCCACCTCGACTACTTCTCGCCCTGGCCGTCCCTCGCCGGTCTGCTCTCCTCCAGCGGCACGATGGTGATGCTGGTGACGTACGGGACGGTGATCGTGCAGGTCGCCTTCCCGTTCACCGTGTTCAACCGGCGGGTCAAGAACGTCCTGCTGGCCGCGATGATGACCGAGCACGCCGTGATCGCCGTCGTCCTCGGGCTGCCGTTCTTCTCGCTCGCGATGATCGCCACGGACGCCGTCTTCCTGCCGACGACGTTTCTGCGCCGGCTCGGCGGCTGGGCGGCACGCGCGCGTGGGCGAGCGCTCGCCCGTGGGGGCCCCGAGGTGCCGGGGCCCCGCGCCCCGGAGGACGGGGAGCGTCCCCGCGTAGGCTTCACGGCATGACCGACCCTGTGACCCGCTGGCGCGAGCGCGCCGGTTCCGCCGTGCTGCTCGACGGCTTCCACGCCCTCAAGCACGCGGTGCGCTTCGGGGCAGAGGTCCTGGTGGCGGTCACCACGGACCGGCGTGCGGCGCTCGCCCTCGCCGGCGACCTGGCCCCGGACGTGCGGGACACGCTGGACGCGCTGCTGACCGAGGTGCCGGAGCGGACGTACGCCTCGTTCGTGCCGCGACCGCATCCCACCGGCGTGGCCGCCCTGGCCGTACGGCCGTCGCGCGAGGACAATCTGCGGGCCCTCGCCCGTATGCCGCGCACCGCGCCCGTCGTGGTCCTCGACGATCCGCGCAACCTGGGCAACGCCGGGGCCGTGATCCGGCTGGCCGCCGGATTCGGGGCGACCGGGGTCGTCACCACCGGCACGCTGGACCCCTGGCACCCCACCGTGGTGCGTGGCGGGGCGGGGCTGCACTTCGCGACCGCGGTGGAGCGGCTGACGGTGCGAGAGCTGCCGGCCGGGCCGCTGTTCGCGCTCGACCCGGAGGGTGAGGACATCCGGAGTGTGAAGCTGCCGGACGACGCCGTGCTCGCCTTCGGCTCCGAGCGCAGCGGTCTGTCCGCCGAACTGCGCGCGCGGACCGACCACTTGGTGGCACTGCCGATGCGCCCCCAGGTCTCCAGCTACAACCTCGCGACCAGTGTGGCCATGACGCTGTACCACTGGAGCGCCACCGGGGGCGCGTCCCTCGGCTCCTAGGAGCCGCTCAGGACTCCCGGCGGACCTCGACGATCCGGAAGCGGTTCGCCACGAACGCGCCGTCGCAGAGCGCCGCGTTGGCCGCCGGGTTGCCGCCCGAGCCGTGGAAGTCGGAGAAGGCGGCGGTCTGGTTGACGTACACCCCGCCGGTGAGGTTGAGCGACAGCTGGGCGGCCTCCTCCAGGCAGACCTCCTCGATCGCCCGCTCGACGTCGTCGTCGGTCGTGTACGCGCCGACGGTCATCGCGCCCTTCTCACGGACGGTCCGCCGCAGCAGCTCCACGGCGTCGGCCGCCGAGTCGACCGCGACGGCGAAGGAGACGGGGCCGAAGCACTCGCTCATGTAGGCGGCCTCGTCGTCCGGCTTGGCGCCGTCCAGCTTCACGACGACCGGCGTACGGACCACCGCTCCCGGGAACTCCGGGTTGGTGATCTCGCGGGAGGCGAGGGCCACCTCGCCCAGGCCAGCCGCGGCCTCCAGGCGGGCCTTCACGTCCGGGTTGACGATCGCGCCGAGCAGGGCGTTGGCACGCGCGTCGTCGCCGAGCAGACCGTCGACCGCGCGGGCGAGGTCGGCGACCACCTCGTCGAAGGTCTTGGGGCCCTCGTCGGTGCGGATGCCGTCGCGGGGGATCAGCAGGTTCTGCGGGGTGGTGCACATCTGCCCGCTGTACAGGGACAGTGAGAAGGCCAGGTTGGACAGCATGCCCTTGTAGTTGCCGGTCGACTCCACGATCACCGTGTTGACGCCGGCCTTCTCCGTGTAGACCTGCGCCTGGCGGGCAGCGGTCTCCAGCCAGTCGCCGAACGCCGTCGAGCCGGTGTAGTCGATGATCCTGATCTCGGGACGGACCGCGAGCGCCTTGGCGATGCCCTCGCCGGGCCGCTCGGCGGTCAGCGCGACCAGGTTCGCGTCGAAGCCCGCCTCGGCGAGCACGTCGCGGGCGATCCGCACGGTCAGCGCGAGCGGCAGCACCGCGCGCGGGTGCGGCTTGACCAGGACCGCGTTGCCGGTGGCGAGGGAGGCGAACAGGCCCGGGTAGCCGTTCCACGTCGGGAAGGTGTTGCAGCCGATGACCAGCGCGATGCCGCGCGGCACCGGTGTGAACTGCTTGGTCAGCGCGAGCGGGTCGCGCTTGCCCTGGGGCTTGGTCCACTCCGCGGTGTCGGGCGTGCGGACCTGCTCCACGTACGCGTACGCCACCGCCTCCAGGCCGCGGTCCTGCGCGTGCGGGCCGCCCGCCTGGAACGCCATCATGAACGCCTGGCCGCTGGTGTGCATGACCGCGTGCGCGAACTGGTGCGTGCGGTCGCTGATCCGCTTGAGGATCTCCAGACAGACCACCGCGCGCACTTCCGCGCCCGCGTCCCGCCAGGCGCGCTGTCCGGCCTTCATGGCGGGCAGCAGCGTGTCGAGGTCGGCCCGCGGGTAGGTCACGCCCAGCTCGATGCCGTACGGCGACACCTCGCCGCCCACCCAGTCGTCGATGCCGGGCTGGTCGGCCAGGTCGAGGCGGTTGCCCAGGAGGGCCTCGAAGGCGGCCTTGCCGGCTTCCGCGTCCAGACTGCCGTGCTCGCCGTACGCCTTCGGGTGCTCGGGGTGCGGGGACCAGTACGCGCGCGTGCGGATGGCCTCCAGCGCCTGGTCGAGAGTCGGCCGGTGCTTGGCGATCAACTCGTGCGCGGTCAGTTCGGAGGCCATGCGGGACCAACTCCTCGTCTCAAGAGCTCCTCGTCGAGCTCATGACCTGTGCGGAAACAGAGGCGGGAACAGGCGGACAGAGTTAGAGTAACCGAACGATCGGTCGGGACAAGGGGGCCTGCCGCATCTGTGGAAAACCCCGTGCGGGAGGATCGCGCACATGACAGCACTGGACCTCAGCAGCCCCGTGGCCGTCGTGGGAACCGGCACCATGGGCCAGGGCATCGCCCAGGTCGCGCTGGTCGCGGGCCACCCCGTGCGGCTGTACGACGCCCTCCCCGGGCGGGCCCGGGACGCGGCCGAAGCGATCGGCGCCCGCCTCGACCGGCTCGTCGAGAAGGACCGGCTCACCGCCGCCGACCGCGACGCGGCCCGCGCGCGCCTGCTGCCCGCGCAGGACCTGGCCGAACTCGCGGACTGCGCACTGGTCGTGGAGGCAGTCCTGGAGCGGCTGGAGGTCAAGCAGGAGCTCTTTCGCGCGCTGGAGGACATCGTCGCCGACGACTGTCTGCTGGCCACCAACACCTCGTCCCTGTCGGTGACGGCCATCGGCGGCGCCCTGCGCAACGCCTCCCGCCTCGTGGGCCTGCACTTCTTCAACCCGGCCCCGCTGCTGCCGCTGGTCGAGGTCGTCTCCGGGTTCGCCACCGACGTCACGTCGGCCACGCGCGCGTACGAGACCGCCCGTGCCTGGGGCAAGACGCCGGTGGCCTGCGCCGACACCCCCGGCTTCATCGTCAACCGGCTCGCCCGGCCCTTCTACGCCGAGGCCTTCGCCGTCTACGAGTCCCAGGCCGCCGACCCGGCCACCATCGACGCGGTGCTGCGCGAGTCCGGCGGCTTCCGGATGGGCGCCTTCGAGCTGACCGACCTGATCGGACAGGACGTCAACGAGTCCGTCACGCACTCCGTGTGGCAGTCCTTCTTCCAGGACGTCCGCTTCACGCCCTCGCTGGCCCAGCGGCGGCTGGTCGAGTCCGGCCGGCTGGGACGCAAGTCCGGGCACGGCTGGTACGACTACGCCGACGACGCCGAGCGCTCCGAGCCGCACACCGCCGACAAGGCGACACCGCCCGCCTACGTGATCGCCGAGGGCGGTCTGGGCCCGGCGGCCGAACTGCTGACCGTGATCCGCGAGGCGGGCATCCCGGTCCGTGAGGAGGAAGAGGACCACGGCACCCGGCTCGTGCTGCCCAGCGGCGGCACACTGGCGCTGGCCGACGGGCAGACCTCGGTCGAGTTCCGCGACGTCGTCTACTTCGACCTGGCGCTCGACTACCGCAAGGCCACCCGCATCGCCCTGTCCTCCTCGAAGGACACCGCGCCGCAGACCCTGACCGAGGCCGTCGGACTCTTCCAGGCGCTCGGCAAGCAGGTCAGCGTCATCGGCGACGTCCCCGGCATGATCGTCGCCCGCACGGTCGCCCGGATCGTCGACCTGGCGCACGACGCCGTGGCCAAGGGCGTCGCCACCGAGGAGGACATCGACACCGCGATGCGCCTCGGCGTCAACTACCCGCTCGGCCCCTTCGAGTGGAGCCGCAGGCTCGGCCGCGACTTCGCCTACGACCTGCTGGACGACCTGCACCTGCGCGACCCGTCCGGGCGCTATGCGCCGTCCCTCGCGCTCTACCGCCACGCGTACGCCACCGAGAAGCGGGAGGGCACCCCATGACCACCGTCAAGCGCGACACCTACACCCCCGAGTCGCTGCTCTCCGTCGCCGTCCGGGTCTTCAACCAGCGTGGCTACGACGGCACCTCCATGGAGCACCTGTCCAAGGCGGCCGGCATCTCCAAGTCGTCGATCTACCACCATGTCGCCGGCAAGGAGGAACTGCTGCGCCGCGCCGTCAGCCGGGCGCTGGAAGGGCTCTTCGGGATCCTCGACGAGGAGCACGCGCGCGTGGGGCGCCCCGCCGACCGCCTGGAGTACGTCGTTCGGCGCATGGTCGAGGTGCTCATAGCCGAGCTGCCCTATGTGACGCTGCTGCTGCGCGTGCGCGGCAACACCGACACCGAGCGGTGGGCCCTGGAGCGCCGGCGCGACTTCGACCACCGGGTCGCCGAGCTGCTCAAGGCGGCGGCGGCCGACGGGGACGTCCGCGGTGACGTGGAGGTTCGCCTCGCCACCCGGCTGGTGTTCGGGATGATCAACTCGGTGGCCGAGTGGTACCGGCCGGACGCGCGCGGCGCCAGCGGCCGGGAAGTGGCCGACGCCGTGGTGCAGCTGGCCTTCGGAGGCCTGCGCCGGGCCGGATGAGCCGGCAGGTCAGCCCTCGGGCTCCAGGTCCTCCTCCTCGAACACCAGCAGCGTCCGTGTGCTGAGCACCTCCGGGATCGCCTGGAGCCGGGTGAGCACCAGCTCGCGCAGCGCCTTGTTGTCCGGCGTGTGCACCAGCAGCAGCACGTCGAAGTCGCCGCCCACCAGTGCGATGTGGGAGGCGCCCGGCAGCTGTCTGAGCTGCGCGCGCACCGTGCGCCAGGTGTTCTGCACGATCTTCAGGGTGATGTACGCCGACGTGCCCTGCCCCGCGCGCTCATGGTCGACGCGGGCGCGGAAACCGCGGATGACGCCGTCCTCGACGAGACGGTTGATGCGGGCGTAGGCATTGGCGCGGGAGACGTGGACACGCTCGGCGACGGACCGTATCGACGCACGGCCGTCCGCCTGGAGGATCTGCAGGATGTCCCGATCAATGGCGTCCAGCGGGCGCGGGGGCGGCAGGACGACGCCGGCTTCCGGGCCCTCGGCCATTTGTTCAGGTGCCATGTCCCCCCGCCTTCCCGCCGTGGACGTACTGCGTTCATTCCAGGTTGTGGAGAACCGTTTGTCCACAGCCTGGAGGTGCCCGTAGCCAAAATGTGCCGACGACCGAACAATCGGTAGGTGAGGCGGGTCACACGGGACACGTCTCCCGTAGCCACTCCCACGAGGAGGTGCCGTCATGACGGTCATGGAGCAGCGGGGCGCGTACCGGCCTTCGCCGCCGCCCGCCTGGCAGCCCCGTATGGACCCCGCGCCGCTGCTGCCCGACGCCGAGCCCTACCGCGTCCTCGGCACCGAGGCCGCGGCGAAGGCCGACCCGGAGCTGCTGCGCCGGCTGTACGCCCAGCTGGTGCGCGGCCGCCGGTACAACGCTCAGGCCACCGCCCTGACCAAGCAGGGCCGCCTCGCCGTCTACCCCTCCAGCACCGGCCAGGAGGCCTGCGAGGTCGCCGCCGCGCTGGCCCTCCAGGAGCAGGACTGGCTCTTCCCGAGCTACCGCGACACGCTCGCGGCCGTCGCCCGCGGAGTCGACCCCGTCGAGGCACTCACCCTGCTGCGCGGCGACTGGCACACCGGCTACGACCCGCACACGCACCGCGTCGCCCCCCTGTGCACCCCCCTCGCCACCCAGCTGCCGCACGCCGTGGGCCTCGCCCACGCGGCCCGCCTCAAGGGCGACGACGTGGTCGTGCTCGCCCTGGTCGGCGACGGCGGCAGCAGCGAGGGCGACTTCCACGAGGCGCTGAACTTCGCCGCCGTCTGGCAGGCGCCGGTCGTCTTCCTGGTCCAGAACAACGGCTTCGCGATCTCCGTCCCGCTGGCCAAGCAGACCGCCGCCCCCTCCCTGGCCCACAAGGCCGTCGGGTACGGCATGCCGGGCCGCCTGGTCGACGGCAACGACGCCGCGGCCATGCACGAAGTGCTCAGCGACGCCGTACGGCACGCGCGCGCGGGCGGCGGCCCGACCCTCGTCGAGGCGGTGACGTACCGCATCGACGCCCACACCAACGCCGACGACGCGACCCGCTACCGCGGCGACGCCGAGGTCGAGGCCTGGCGCGAGCACGACCCGATCCAGCTGCTGGAGCGGGAGCTGACCGCCCGCGGGCTGCTCGACGAGGACGCCGTGCGGGCCGCGCGCGAGGACGCCGAGGCGATGGCCGCCGACCTGCGCGAGCGCATGAACCGGGACCCGCGGCTCGACCCCATGGACCTGTTCGACCACGTGTACGCCGAGCCCACCCCGCAACTGCGGGAGCAGCGCGCTCTGCTGGAGGCCGAGCTCGAGGCCGAGCAGGAAGGCGGTCACCGATGACCACTGTCGCCGTCAAGCCCGCCACGATGGCGCAGGCCCTCACGCGCGCGATGCGCGACGCGATGGCCGCCGACCCCACCGTGCACGTCATGGGCGAGGACGTCGGCACGCTCGGCGGTGTCTTCCGGGTCACCGACGGGCTCGCCAAGGAGTTCGGCGAGGACCGCTGCACGGACACCCCGCTAGCCGAGGCGGGCATTCTCGGCACGGCCGTCGGCATGGCCATGTACGGACTGCGCCCGGTCGTGGAGATGCAGTTCGACGCCTTCGCCTACCCGGCGTTCGAACAGCTCGTCAGCCATGTCGCCCGCATGCGCAACCGCACGCGCGGCACCATGCCGCTGCCGATCACCATCCGCGTCCCCTACGGCGGCGGCATCGGCGGGGTCGAGCACCACAGCGACTCCTCCGAGGCGTACTACATGGCCACTCCGGGCCTCCACGTCGTCACGCCCGCGACCGTCGCCGACGCCTACGGACTGCTGCGCGCCGCCATCGCCTCCGACGACCCGGTCGTCTTCCTGGAGCCCAAGCGGCTCTACTGGTCGAAGGACACCTGGAACCCGGAGCACCCGACGGCCGTTGAACCGATCGGACGCGCCGTGGTGCGGCGCACGGGCCGCAGCGCCACGCTCCTCACATACGGCCCGTCCGTTCCCGTCTGCCTCGAAGCCGCCGAGGCGGCCCGGGCGGAGGGCTGGGACCTCGAGGTCGTCGACCTGCGCTCCCTGGTGCCGTTCGACGACGAGACGGTCTGCGCCTCGGTGCGCCGCACCGGACGCGCGGTCGTCGTGCACGAGTCGGGCGGATTCGGCGGACCAGGCGGCGAGATCGCGGCCCGGGTCGCGGAGCGCTGCTTCCACCATCTGGAGGCGCCGGTGCTGCGCGTGGCCGGGTTCGACATCCCCTACCCGCCGCCGATGCTGGAGCGGCACCACCTGCCCGGCGTCGACCGGATCCTGGACGCCGTGGCGCGTCTGCAGTGGGAGGCCGAGGGCTGATGGCGCAGGTGCTGGAGTTCAAGCTCCCCGACCTCGGGGAGGGACTCACCGAGGCGGAGATCGTCCGCTGGCTCGTGCGGGTCGGCGATGTCGTCGCCGTCGACCAGCCGGTCGTCGAGGTCGAGACGGCCAAGGCGATGGTCGAGGTCCCCTGCCCGTACGGCGGCGTGGTCACCGCCCGCTTCGGCGAGGAGGGCACGGAACTTCCCGTGGGTGCACCCCTGCTGACGGTGGCGGTCGGACCGGCCGCGCCCGCCGGTGAGACCGAGGGTTCGGGCAATGTGCTGGTCGGATACGGCACATCGGAGGCGCCGGCGCGGCGCCGCAGGGTGCGTCCGGCACCGGCCGCGCCCGTCACCCACAACGGTGCGAGCGGCGCCACGGGCACGGCGGCCGACGTGGCTGCGTCGAGCCGTACGACCGCAGCGAACGACACGACCGCAGTGAACGACACGACCGCATCGGGTGGTACGACCGCCGGGCACGCGAGCACCGCGTACGCGGGCGGCCCAGTTCCCGTGATCTCCCCGCTCGTCCGTCGGCTCGCTCGTGAGAACGGCCTCGATCTGCGGGAGCTGGTGGGTTCCGGTCCCGAGGGGCTGATCCTGCGGGCGGACGTCGAGGGCGCGCTCAAGGCCAGGACCGCGCATGCCGTCCCCGTGGCTCCGCCGGCGCAGGCCCCGGCGGTGGGCTCGGCGCCGAGCGCCGCAGGCACCCGCGTCCCCCTCAAGGGCATCCGCGGAGCGGTCGCCGACAAGCTGTCCCGCAGCCGCCGGGAGATCCCGGACGCCACCTGCTGGGTGGACGCGGACGCCACGGAGCTCATGCGCGCGCGGACGGCCATGAACGCGGCCGGAGGACCGAAGATCTCCCTCCTCGCGCTCCTCGCCAGGATCTGCACCGCCGCCCTCGCCCGGTACCCCGAGCTCAACTCCACGGTGGACCTGGAGGCCCGCGAGATCGTCCGGCTGGCCCAGGTGCACATCGGGTTCGCCGCACAGACCGAGCGCGGGCTCGTCGTGCCCGTCGTACGGGACGCGCACGCGCGGGACGCGGAGGGGCTGACCGCCGAGTTCGCCCGGCTGACCGAGGCCGCGCGGGCCGGGACACTGACGCCCGGGGAACTCACCGGCGGGACCTTCACGTTGAACAACTACGGGGTGTTCGGCGTCGACGGCTCCACGCCGATCATCAACCACCCCGAGGCGGCCATGCTCGGCGTCGGCCGCATCGTCCCCAAGCCCTGGGTGCACGAGGGCGAGCTCGCCGTGCGGCAGGTCGTCCAGCTCTCGCTCACCTTCGACCACCGGGTGTGCGACGGCGGCACGGCGGGCGGCTTCCTCAGGTACGTGGCGGACTGCGTGGAACAGCCGGCGGTGCTCCTGCGCACCTTGTGACCGGTTCCCTGTGATCAGGGTGGCATTCCCTGTGATCAGGGAGGCACGCATACTCGGAGGGTGACCGCCTCCGAGCCCGCCTCCCCCGGCCGCGACGTGCCGTACGACGGCGCGCCCGCATACGCCGACGTGCCCCGCGACGCCGTGTCGTACGCCGATGCACCCTACGACGCCGTCGTGCTCGCCGGTGGTGCCGCCCGGCGCCTCGGCGGGGTGGACAAGCCGGCGGTGCGGGTCGGCGGGCGCCCGCTGCTCGACCGGGTGCTCGCGGCCTGCGCCGGAGCGCGCGCGACCGTCGTCGTGGCCGAACCGCGGCCGACCGCCCGGCCGGTGCGGTGGGCCCGCGAGGAGCCGCCCGGCGGCGGACCGGTCGCCGCACTCGACGCCGGCCTCCGGCGGACCGCGAGCCAGGATGTCCCCGCCGAGTTCACCGTGGTGTTCTCCGCCGACCTCCCCTTCCTCGAAGAGGACACGGTGCGCCGGCTGGTGACGGCCCTGCGCACCGGCGGCGCCGAGGGGGCGCTGCTCGTCGACGCGGACGGCCGCGACCAGCCGCTCGTCGCCGCGTACCGCACGGCCGCCCTGCGCCGGGAGCTCGCGGTGCTCGCGGACCGGCACGGCGGACTCGCCGGGCTGCCCCTGCGCCGGCTGACCGGCTCGCTCGACCTCACCCGCGTCCCGGACCCGCTCGCGTCCTTCGACTGCGACA
Encoded proteins:
- a CDS encoding NTP transferase domain-containing protein — translated: MTASEPASPGRDVPYDGAPAYADVPRDAVSYADAPYDAVVLAGGAARRLGGVDKPAVRVGGRPLLDRVLAACAGARATVVVAEPRPTARPVRWAREEPPGGGPVAALDAGLRRTASQDVPAEFTVVFSADLPFLEEDTVRRLVTALRTGGAEGALLVDADGRDQPLVAAYRTAALRRELAVLADRHGGLAGLPLRRLTGSLDLTRVPDPLASFDCDTWDDIATARARIREHGHVLDEWISAVKDELGIDLDVDTGVLLDLARDAAHGVARPAAPLTTFLVGYAAARGKGGPEAVAEAARKATALALRWEEDNGSPQPAPGPDAG